The stretch of DNA TTACGGATGAGATAGCCTAAACAAGAAATGAACTATAAACCCTCAATTGACTTAAAATATTAAATGGCACCTATAAATTTAGCATCCGATGTCACTAAACCTCAAACGATGACATGTTTTCATCCCACTGATAAAACTAGACAGAAGTCTGAAGAGCACCATTCAAGGAGTACGAGGGATGATAAAGTTGACATATTGCTAGTATTTGCTCTCACTAAGGCATCTCGCATATTCAGATCATGACAGAAAGTTCAGAAATATCACTGAAAATAACAACATTAAGCGCCAAACAGAACAACAATCCTGCTCACAAGAGTCACAACCATTGATGTCTTGTCTACATATTATATATGGTCACACAAATCACACCTCACAATCAAGCCCTATGTTActcaaatttcatattattttgaGTACGCGCAGTGACCTTCTCGCTCATTACATTCATATACATTTTGGTATATATAATATACTTGGCCTACTTGGATCCATAGTTGAGCTATGAATATTCTATCTGAAGGACGAAGGTCAAGGGTTCAAACATTGACTCCCTTATTTCTTACACTAAGATCCACCACTATGTAGCCATGTAAGTCAATTGACACTTAAACATGTCTATAACACTTCTACAAACAACTCTCTTGGCTTATAATGATTTTAGCAGACTGGTGAAGAGAGGCGAGAGTGCGAGACAGATAATTACTACGACTATTAGAAAGCGAATGACAAGATAGGATGTGTTAATAAACCTGGCAGATTTGAAACAAATCCTCCTTTGTCCTCAATGCTTCCTCTCTCTGTGCTGGGTTCATGATCAACACTCATCTGTAAAGCCTGACCCCCTTTTGATAGAACTGCTCGAGAATCTCCTAAATTCGCGATCCATAATTTCCGCCCATTGAAGATAATAGCAGTCACAGCAGTTGAACCACCTCTTGAAAGGTCCGAATTCGTAGACAAAATTGCTTTGTCAGTTTTCACATAGGCGTTTGAAATCGCATTTCTAGGGTCTACCCAAAACTCTTCCTGAAAAGCAACCAGGCGATACTCTACTGTCACATTTCAGAGCAGTTCAAAGAAATACATACAGACATACAGGAGGCGATCTCACATGTGACACTAACCCATTAACCATATAGTTAGACGAGAAACATACAAGTATGTGAGACCGTCTCATGCAAGACTCGCATAATAAATAAGATGCATAATTTTTAACTCAATAGTCAATAATAAACCTCATTCAGAATATTTGAAAATAGGTTCTTTTGTAGATAGGAAGGCACACCATTCCCCATATGACCATCAAATATAGCAAACAGTCCAAGCTCATGTTCTTGCATCTGCTCGAACTTAGCGACATGATAATCTTCCATAGGATGATTAGCTTTACCCTTCACCAGACTGTAACCAAACGTCATTTGACCTTGATGGCTTTTCCCTTTCCCAGAAGACCATGAAATCTGATTCCCAGCAATCTAAAATACAGCAAAACCAAATTTATATTTCGCTCCATTCAACTTCAACAATGTGCAATTATGAAGTAGTAATACTTCAAAATATTGAGATTTCATAAAACCCATTAATCTCATCTAATTGCTTTTCAAAAaataaatcaatttcaataaAAAGTATCCAAAATTTTGGAAAATTGGCTTGTTAATAACTTAAAACTACTTTTAGGTAAGGTTGGGTACATGCAGACCTCCTGAACCCGCCAATGGCGATACAGCAGCCGAGAATAACCCTAACAGGGTTGAGGCTGAGTACTGGTTACTGATTACCAAGTTCACATCTTTTACTAATCTAACGCAAAATCTTAAACACATACACCAAAAAATTTAAAATCCTATACAATAGTTTCAACAATTTGAAACTCGGTTTTCCTCAACAATCAACATAACTCTTCCATACACAAATTCTTATGTAAGGCCGCCTCACACAAGAGTTTGTGTAAAACAGGTTCTTTGTAACCACTACTGTCATTTTTTTGTTTAAGGCACTAAAATTGCTAATTGGCAAATTAACAGAACTAAACACCCACAATAATAGCCTATTAATCATGCAGACCTCCTGAAATCGCGATACAGCAGCCGAGAATAACTCTAATAGGGTTTTGTGGCTGGTACTGATTACTGAGTACCAAGTTCACATTTTTACTGTAATCTAAAACGTAATCGTAAATTCGTAAACCCATAACACCAGACAAATCCTATACAACAATTTCAATAATTCAAAACCCATATTTCCTCAACAATTACCATAATTCCATAGCATAACATCAAGTGATCATGGCACAATTATAGATTATTAATCATGATTGTTAGGGTGTACGATGACGTGATATATCCAGTGAATCGGAATTTGTTTCATTAATTATATcctaactgaaaaaaaaaaaaaaaaaaacaataaactaaacaaaAAGTTGCATCAAGTGACAGAATTACCTCAGAAGCATTGCAGCAACATAATTTGTCCATGTGCACAATTTGATGATCAACAAGAACAACTTTAATTCCTTGATTATATCAACAAATAAAAACAACCCATTTACAAATTAGTCACTTAGTCAACAAAA from Silene latifolia isolate original U9 population chromosome 10, ASM4854445v1, whole genome shotgun sequence encodes:
- the LOC141605322 gene encoding putative protein phosphatase 2C 9 isoform X2; this translates as MDKLCCCNASEIAGNQISWSSGKGKSHQGQMTFGYSLVKGKANHPMEDYHVAKFEQMQEHELGLFAIFDGHMGNEYRLVAFQEEFWVDPRNAISNAYVKTDKAILSTNSDLSRGGSTAVTAIIFNGRKLWIANLGDSRAVLSKGGQALQMSVDHEPSTERGSIEDKGGFVSNLPGDVPRVNGQLAVSRAFGDKSLKSHLRSDPDVQEANIDFNADILILASDGLWKVMNNQEAVDIARKIKDPHKAAKQLAAEALKRESKDDISIIVVRFR
- the LOC141605322 gene encoding putative protein phosphatase 2C 9 isoform X1; its protein translation is MDKLCCCNASEIAGNQISWSSGKGKSHQGQMTFGYSLVKGKANHPMEDYHVAKFEQMQEHELGLFAIFDGHMGNGVPSYLQKNLFSNILNEEEFWVDPRNAISNAYVKTDKAILSTNSDLSRGGSTAVTAIIFNGRKLWIANLGDSRAVLSKGGQALQMSVDHEPSTERGSIEDKGGFVSNLPGDVPRVNGQLAVSRAFGDKSLKSHLRSDPDVQEANIDFNADILILASDGLWKVMNNQEAVDIARKIKDPHKAAKQLAAEALKRESKDDISIIVVRFR